The Macrobrachium nipponense isolate FS-2020 chromosome 19, ASM1510439v2, whole genome shotgun sequence genome contains a region encoding:
- the LOC135218742 gene encoding nuclear pore complex protein Nup153-like isoform X3, with amino-acid sequence MASEAPRKFREKKKRPSKPYDRPKGIIRRVTDSVTGLFSSSWLSGWMAGEEEEEAGDTQQAGSSRVASQVKTMAPPGESFIFAQPATARRSFRPIYPEEGEIEGNNQHAHGVNVGASTSSGVRLNLTTATSVAIPTASSVPLSSENPSPVLLGRRHPIISSTPSQMFSTRTKSQLEPRPAPLLTSSTPTGDDGSEFSESSADTGVDASVIPRPDERDYQREILQLDDESLQTLRESLAKPALAPPVAQPASALPSIEETRKRPRDIEADQTSLRAEGSLSNRSLFSDSGDVSLSQPQPSALASKRPRFNISAYGSPLMFEKSVLSDSSFKMSPFYPGKTMFGGASAYRRRQIRSQTPRVQVKPKPAQTPDDGGLSRSARRILECLEQMSTPISDAKRIPTPIPGQRGSFLDTTSGYTAVYHRHRPPSRTPGPPAYKQSTPAKVSVAEKFAITTHSTSNASASGVDSSPLATAVASASTSDTSRVEVGGASASEGKVDKQPDNVAFLSVFSKAVSEATANMKSTSKSGASLPTFEFAPKPLEVTAAFVGGLRKVGGKVKTKVVSSGRTAIILPDGDIVDGPEEPNLPAVTLTISSLPKIDFTSAINTSPASKAPSANSEGFKFASPEVVHGGSKVPSDFSTSLPVFTFSSPAAVGHENVNDLDSPAALAVPSVPLLFNCSSGSAPKLKEVVKKDKASSVSELKEGSILDVLKPKRASPEKTVRENSVTPFFFNNIDTKSVATDSSIMNITENNSGSGVEQNSTINNVSKKTESSQVFQGFSSFMKSSDEWECSVCMIRNKNTAEKCIACETPKPALNSVSNTGSQIANAVAEPPPPALNSIAGGWGNAFKKSDNEWECETCMILNKDTSNKCVACETPKPGSRSEPLSQDNSSKVLENKEEKTNLGFGSMFAKAKGEWECATCLVRNNSDASKCISCETPKPGAVAVSQAITGNFRFGVNTNDSSTSSTFKFGVSDSQSEVKSSGFRFGLSAKNTDESNSKVSGGFKFGVSEEVNKSSLTESSKDVASDKSKENSECVSSSSSSSSSSTGFTFGVKSTDKKKETDSKVPNFNFSSNKLIENKKDSENAIKTGFNFKVVSPDTPFTFGVGLKRKTDRDDKNNSNEIKPPTELKSGSVADVLKPKEPSTGVFTFGNKIEKPERDSVTKLPVFNNALSSLHNDGESKNATPTFGSSKVSAPLIFGTKTGESTSITGNSFTVGTEVTKANALPSFPFSPPVNEETKTTASVPSFTFGSKPESADSEEPSKKLAFGSSSTLTNNNVNSKTPQLFTFGSKENTLTGFGPSPTSTPAFGAPAPTCNVGSTFQFGHNNNPVPAATAPAPSFGNAAAAPAFSGTAAFGSNNSTSSFAFGQGPKKSAAGYDFGQAASVANAFNFSGGDSTASTFKFGQV; translated from the exons ATGGCCTCGGAGGCCCCGCGGAAGTttcgggagaagaagaagaggccgTCGAAGCCCTACGACCGACCCAAG GGAATCATCCGCCGTGTTACCGATTCAGTGACAGGCCTTTTTTCGTCGTCATGGCTGTCAGGGTGGATGgctggggaagaggaggaggaagctggTGACACTCAGCAAGCAGGTTCATCTAGAGTTGCCAGCCAAGTAAAAACGATGGCCCCACCTGGCGAGTCTTTCATTTTTGCCCAGCCAGCTACAGCTCGTCGCTCATTTCGTCCAATCTATCCTGAAGAAG GTGAGATTGAGGGCAATAACCAGCATGCACATGGTGTGAATGTTGGCGCCAGCACAAGTAGTGGGGTGCGATTGAATTTAACTACAGCCACGTCTGTTGCGATTCCTACTGCATCTTCAGTTCCGTTAAGTAGTGAAAATCCTAGCCCAGTGCTTTTGGGCCGAAGACATCCTATAATATCCTCAACTCCCTCTCAAATGTTTTCTACTCGTACTAAAAGTCAGCTTGAACCTCGCCCTGCGCCACTTCTTACAAGCTCCACCCCAACAg GTGATGACGGCAGTGAATTTAGCGAGTCATCAGCAGACACAGGTGTGGATGCCTCTGTAATTCCACGTCCAGATGAGAGAGATTATCAACGAGAGATACTGCAGCTAGATGATGAGAGTCTGCAGACATTGAGAGAGTCTCTGGCTAAACCAGCCCTGGCTCCTCCAGTCGCCCAACCTGCAAGTGCCCTGCCATCTATagaagaaacaagaaaaagacCTCGGGACATAGAAGCTG atcAAACCAGTTTACGGGCTGAAGGGAGCCTCAGCAATAGGTCGTTGTTTAGTGACTCTGGTGATGTTTCCCTCAGTCAACCTCAACCTTCAGCCTTAGCGAGCAAAAGACCAAGATTTAATATATCGGCATATGGATCGCCACTCATG TTTGAGAAGTCTGTATTGAGTGATTCGTCATTTAAGATGTCACCATTTTATCCTGGGAAGACAATGTTTGGTGGTGCTTCAGCGTACAGAAGACGACAAATTCGATCGCAG ACTCCAAGAGTCCAGGTGAAACCAAAGCCGGCACAGACTCCTGATGACGGAGGATTGAGTCGATCCGCTCGCCGTATTCTTGAATGCCTAGAACAGATGTCCACCCCAATATCAGACGCAAAGCGAATACCAACCCCAATACCGGGACAAAGAGGTAGTTTTTTAGATACCACATCGGGTTACACAGCTGTCTACCACAGACATCGACCACCTTCAAGAACACCTGGACCTCCAGCTTACAAGCAGAGTACCCCTGCAAAG GTGTCTGTTGCGGAAAAGTTTGCCATCACCACGCACAGTACAAGTAATGCATCTGCAAGTGGTGTTGATAGTAGCCCACTTGCTACTGCTGTTGCCTCTGCCTCAACTTCAGATACATCCAGAGTAGAAGTGGGTGGTGCATCAGCCAGCGAGGGGAAGGTTGATAAGCAGCCAGACAATGTAGCGTTCTTGTCAGTCTTTTCAAAAGCAGTTTCTGAGGCAACTGCAAACATGAAGTCTACAAGCAAAAGCGGTGCCTCTCTTCCTACATTTGAATTTGCTCCTAAGCCACTTGAAGTAACAGCTGCATTTGTAGG TGGCTTGAGGAAAGTAGGTGGgaaagtaaagacgaaagtggtCAGCAGTGGCAGGACAGCCATTATTTTACCGGATGGTGACATAGTTGATGGCCCTGAAGAACCCAATTTACCAGCAGTAACCCTTACTATTTCGTCTCTTCCGAAGATTGATTTTACCTCGGCTATTAATACTAGTCCTGCTTCAAAGGCGCCTTCTGCAAACTCGGAAGGATTTAAATTTGCATCGCCAGAAGTTGTTCATGGAGGTAGTAAAGTCCCTTCAGATTTTTCGACGAGTCTACCTGTATTTACATTTAGTAGCCCAGCAGCAGTTGGCCATGAAAATGTCAATGACTTAGACTCTCCTGCTGCACTAGCTGTTCCATCAGTACCCTTATTATTTAACTGCAGTTCTGGCTCTGCACCCAAATTAAAAGAAGTTGTTAAAAAGGACAAGGCCTCCAGTGTATCAGAATTGAAGGAGGGAAGCATATTGGATGTTCTTAAACCAAAGAGGGCATCTCCAGAAAAGACAGTTAGGGAGAATTCAGTTACACCATTCTTCTTCAATAACATAGATACGAAGTCTGTAGCAACAGACTCCTCCATAATGAACATCACTGAAAACAATTCGGGGTCAGGTGTAGAACAAAATAGTACCATTAATAATGTGTCCAAGAAAACAGAGTCCTCCCAAGTGTTCCAAGGGTTTAGTTCTTTTATGAAATCCAGTGATGAATGGGAATGTAGTGTGTGTatgattagaaataaaaatacggCTGAAAAATGTATAGCATGCGAGACTCCTAAACCTGCACTTAATTCAGTTTCAAACACTGGCAGTCAAATAGCTAATGCAGTGGCGGAGCCGCCGCCACCCGCATTGAATAGTATAGCTGGAGGGTGGGGTAATGCGTTTAAAAAGTCTGATAATGAATGGGAGTGTGAAACGTGTATGATTTTAAATAAAGACACAAGTAATAAGTGTGTTGCGTGTGAAACCCCTAAACCAGGTAGTAGAAGTGAACCTCTATCACAAGACAATAGTAGTAAAGTTTTAGAGaacaaagaggaaaaaactaATTTAGGGTTTGGCTCCATGTTTGCCAAAGCGAAAGGTGAATGGGAATGTGCCACGTGTTTAGTCCGTAATAACAGTGACGCTAGTAAATGCATATCTTGTGAAACTCCTAAGCCAGGTGCTGTGGCCGTGTCCCAAGCTATCACAGGTAATTTCAGGTTTGGTGTAAATACAAATGACTCTTCCACAAGTTCTACTTTTAAGTTTGGTGTTAGTGACTCACAGTCTGAGGTTAAATCTAGTGGGTTCAGATTTGGGTTGAGTGCCAAAAATACTGACGAAAGTAATAGCAAAGTAAGCGGTGGGTTTAAATTTGGTGTGAGTGAGGAGGTAAACAAAAGTTCTTTGACTGAGAGTTCAAAAGATGTTGCAAGTgacaagtcaaaagaaaattctgagtgtgttagcagcagcagcagcagcagtagtagtagtactggTTTTACATTTGGTGTCAAGTCcacagacaaaaagaaagaaactgatagcaaagttccaaattttaatttttcttcgaaTAAGTtaatagaaaacaaaaaggattcagaAAATGCCATCAAAACCGGTTTTAATTTTAAAGTGGTTAGTCCAGATACACCATTTACTTTTGGGGTAGGGTTAAAACGAAAAACAGATAGAGATGATAAGAATAATTCCAATGAAATTAAACCTCCTACGGAACTAAAGTCAGGGAGCGTAGCAGACGTTCTTAAGCCAAAGGAACCTTCCACTGGTGTATTTACAtttggaaataaaattgaaaagcctGAGAGGGACAGTGTAACCAAGCTCCCAGTTTTTAATAATGCATTGTCTTCGTTGCATAATGACGGGGAATCCAAGAACGCCACTCCCACCTTTGGAAGTTCAAAAGTGTCTGCTCCACTCATCTTTGGAACGAAAACAGGGGAATCCACTTCTATCACAGGTAATAGCTTCACCGTTGGAACAGAGGTTACGAAGGCAAATGCTTTACCTTCCTTTCCATTTTCTCCTCCTGTAAATGAAGAAACCAAGACAACAGCATCAGTGCCATCTTTCACCTTTGGCTCTAAACCTGAGTCGGCAGACAGTGAGGAGCCCTCCAAAAAGTTAGCCTTTGGATCATCAAGCACCTTGACTAATAATAATGTCAACTCCAAAACTCCCCAACTCTTCACTTTTGGAAGCAAAGAAAATACCCTGACAGGTTTTGGACCATCCCCTACTTCTACCCCGGCCTTTGGAGCACCAGCCCCAACGTGTAATGTAGGGAGTACATTCCAGTTTGGACACAATAATAATCCTGTTCCAGCTGCCACAGCCCCAGCTCCCTCCTTTGGTAATGCAGCAGCAGCTCCTGCATTTAGTGGTACAGCTGCGTTTGGTAGCAATAATTCAACATCATCTTTCGCATTTGGACAAGGTCCCAAGAAGTCGGCTGCTGGTTACGATTTTGGTCAGGCTGCTTCAGTGGCAAACGCATTCAACTTTTCTGGTGGAGACTCCACTGCATCAACATTCAAGTTTGGTCAG GTTTAA